A genomic region of Synechococcus sp. NOUM97013 contains the following coding sequences:
- a CDS encoding Crp/Fnr family transcriptional regulator — protein MTLSAYRFLPDAPVALMSMPRHQTVLIDPASAGQGSILEVHEGFCRVYCPCEDTEGMTLAFLQAGDRLRTDRLCSEGICVEALTDLRLARSAASDQEVGMDAVNEWTLQLLRIRHYGQAEKRLHALFALLVNRLGKRCSDCFQLPFRLTHDRLGELIGATRVTTTRQVSKWRNLDEMNCSGGEFTMNFSVDMINSAPFSHL, from the coding sequence ATGACCCTCTCGGCCTACCGATTTCTGCCTGACGCTCCCGTGGCGCTGATGTCCATGCCGCGGCATCAGACCGTGCTGATCGACCCGGCATCGGCGGGTCAGGGCAGCATCCTTGAAGTGCACGAGGGTTTTTGCAGGGTGTATTGCCCCTGTGAGGACACCGAGGGCATGACTTTGGCTTTCCTCCAGGCAGGAGATCGGTTGCGTACCGATCGTCTCTGCAGTGAGGGCATCTGCGTGGAGGCCTTGACGGATCTGCGTCTTGCTCGCAGTGCCGCCTCCGATCAGGAGGTTGGGATGGATGCTGTGAATGAGTGGACGCTTCAGCTGCTTCGCATTCGTCATTACGGTCAAGCTGAAAAGCGTCTTCATGCACTCTTCGCTCTGTTGGTGAACCGGTTGGGTAAGCGCTGCAGCGATTGTTTCCAGCTGCCCTTTCGCCTCACCCATGACCGTCTTGGCGAGCTCATCGGTGCAACCCGGGTGACGACAACCCGTCAAGTGTCGAAGTGGCGAAATCTCGATGAAATGAATTGCTCAGGCGGCGAGTTCACCATGAATTTCTCCGTCGACATGATCAACTCGGCACCCTTCTCGCACCTCTGA
- a CDS encoding dehydrogenase, which translates to MRRIGLLLGLVSLVAMPVSAAGLMELLDSMQPVREQRLVPQLPPVPRIPGRGKNWTGDRMPKEGVPILVLAGHADSQRMYGSGTPGQAVGVAGAAPMQRGITDELYWNLLTAKAVVAEGTRQGLDITFYDPGVRTIRNEKDPRTNWSVGYEHASKGGYAFEIHYDAYAPHGIGPGVIPAVAFGFSVMDEALAKEFGAYPYDYRGMLGAPRRGVSMLEIGLLDGALERNLRDPNQRDATLNRIAKRVVFALRQGLEQGPSLKASCTASAAINAVCR; encoded by the coding sequence ATGCGACGCATCGGTTTGCTGTTGGGGCTCGTCTCGCTGGTGGCCATGCCCGTCTCAGCGGCGGGTCTGATGGAGTTGCTCGACAGCATGCAACCCGTCAGAGAGCAGAGGTTGGTTCCACAGCTGCCACCAGTTCCACGCATTCCAGGCCGCGGCAAAAACTGGACAGGCGATCGAATGCCGAAGGAAGGTGTGCCGATTCTCGTGCTTGCCGGTCATGCGGATTCGCAGCGCATGTATGGCTCCGGTACTCCAGGTCAGGCTGTTGGTGTCGCAGGTGCAGCTCCGATGCAGAGAGGCATCACTGATGAGTTGTATTGGAATCTGCTCACGGCAAAGGCTGTGGTGGCGGAAGGCACCCGGCAGGGATTGGACATCACCTTTTACGACCCGGGTGTGCGCACCATTCGCAACGAAAAGGATCCCCGCACCAACTGGTCGGTGGGATATGAGCATGCATCAAAAGGTGGCTATGCGTTTGAAATTCACTACGACGCGTATGCACCCCACGGCATCGGACCGGGGGTCATCCCCGCGGTTGCCTTTGGTTTTTCGGTGATGGATGAAGCCTTAGCCAAAGAGTTTGGTGCCTATCCCTACGACTATCGAGGCATGCTCGGTGCTCCCCGACGTGGTGTCTCCATGTTGGAAATCGGCTTGCTCGATGGTGCCCTGGAGCGGAATCTGCGTGACCCCAACCAGCGTGATGCCACGCTGAATCGCATCGCTAAGCGTGTCGTGTTTGCGTTGCGCCAGGGACTTGAGCAGGGCCCATCGCTGAAGGCCAGCTGCACCGCCTCCGCTGCCATCAACGCTGTCTGTCGATGA
- a CDS encoding 16S rRNA (uracil(1498)-N(3))-methyltransferase, which produces MNLILLRADDAWTGDRLVRLTDRRADHIRAVLRAQVGDALRVGLLSGNQGRAEVQSIDAAGVVLSVQLSDPPPLRHRFDVVLALPRPKMLRRILRTVAEFGVGHLYLINSARVDKSYWQSPLLADHKLEEALLAGMERSRDTIQPEVHRHQRFRPFVEDQLSLICAGRPCWIADHGAPLALSHTPPGPAIVMIGPEGGFVPFEIELACAMGAQRAHLGERILSVDTAVPSALAQGLMAA; this is translated from the coding sequence ATGAATCTGATCCTGCTCCGCGCCGATGATGCCTGGACAGGCGATCGGTTGGTGCGTCTGACTGATCGGCGGGCGGACCATATTCGCGCTGTGCTTCGGGCCCAAGTGGGCGATGCGCTGCGCGTGGGCTTGTTGTCGGGGAACCAAGGTCGTGCCGAGGTTCAATCCATCGATGCCGCTGGCGTCGTGCTGTCGGTGCAGCTTTCGGATCCACCTCCGTTGCGGCACCGCTTTGATGTGGTGTTGGCCTTGCCGCGTCCCAAAATGCTGCGCCGCATTCTGCGCACCGTTGCGGAGTTCGGTGTTGGACATCTGTATCTGATCAACAGTGCCCGCGTGGATAAGAGTTACTGGCAAAGTCCACTGCTTGCGGATCACAAGCTTGAAGAAGCGCTGTTGGCAGGCATGGAGAGGTCGCGCGACACGATTCAACCCGAGGTGCATCGCCATCAGCGCTTTCGCCCCTTCGTTGAGGATCAGTTGTCTTTGATTTGTGCCGGTCGGCCCTGCTGGATCGCCGATCATGGTGCGCCTCTGGCGTTGAGTCACACACCACCCGGGCCAGCAATTGTGATGATCGGTCCAGAGGGGGGGTTTGTCCCTTTCGAGATTGAATTGGCCTGCGCTATGGGTGCCCAACGCGCGCATCTGGGAGAGCGGATCCTCAGTGTGGACACGGCTGTTCCATCGGCTCTGGCCCAAGGATTGATGGCTGCTTGA
- a CDS encoding OsmC family protein, with the protein MATVSCRYTGNLHCEAIHTASGALLSTDAPIDNQGLGEQFSPTDLLATALATCILTIMGITAKSRGWSMEGTQADVEKRMTQEGPRRVESLTVNLTLPTGLNSEQRLLLQRVAAQCPVKRSLDPQIDINLNWN; encoded by the coding sequence ATGGCCACTGTGTCCTGCCGTTACACCGGCAACCTTCACTGCGAAGCCATTCACACAGCATCGGGGGCTCTGCTGAGCACGGATGCCCCGATCGACAATCAAGGACTCGGCGAGCAGTTTTCTCCAACCGATCTGTTGGCCACCGCACTGGCCACCTGCATCCTCACGATCATGGGCATCACGGCAAAAAGCAGGGGATGGTCGATGGAGGGAACCCAGGCTGACGTAGAGAAACGCATGACCCAGGAGGGACCTCGCCGAGTGGAGAGCCTGACGGTGAATCTGACGCTTCCCACCGGACTCAACAGCGAGCAACGCTTATTGCTGCAGCGGGTGGCCGCCCAATGCCCGGTCAAACGCAGCCTGGATCCACAGATCGACATCAACCTGAACTGGAACTAA
- a CDS encoding conjugal transfer protein TrbI → MRCACPECVCEVEHSTAVVREGQSFCSDACATGHPNHEPCHGTGSCGCKCSD, encoded by the coding sequence ATGCGTTGCGCTTGTCCTGAATGCGTGTGTGAAGTCGAGCACTCCACAGCTGTTGTACGGGAGGGTCAGAGCTTCTGTTCGGATGCCTGTGCAACGGGGCATCCCAACCATGAGCCCTGTCATGGAACTGGTTCCTGTGGATGCAAGTGCTCTGACTGA
- a CDS encoding phosphatase PAP2 family protein, which translates to MALNRIAGSMLAIAATITLLGGPAAAEPAQHCESNVGSPDTLKELKHGLVEGYLPPSSLPNSLELLPAPPKPGSTAYALDVETAEATFPLRGTPRWELSARDANLNFPAAASIYSCALGVPISKEETPRLYTLLRRVLTDAGLATYSAKNHYQRPRPFTVNNQPMCTPEDEKGLRNDGSYPSGHTAAGWAWALVLSEVAPERRDQLVARGIEYGKSRSICNVHWLSDVQASQIIGSAAVAQLHTDPVFRADLRAAALEVKALREQGQTPDVTYCSLEIEAFKQ; encoded by the coding sequence ATGGCTTTGAACCGCATCGCCGGCAGCATGCTTGCCATCGCAGCAACGATCACCCTCTTGGGAGGTCCAGCTGCAGCCGAGCCAGCACAGCACTGCGAATCCAATGTTGGTTCTCCAGACACTCTCAAAGAGCTGAAGCATGGTCTGGTGGAGGGTTATCTGCCCCCCAGCTCACTTCCCAATTCACTTGAACTGCTGCCAGCTCCACCCAAACCCGGCTCCACTGCCTATGCACTGGATGTGGAAACAGCAGAAGCCACGTTTCCGCTGCGGGGCACACCGCGCTGGGAGCTATCGGCACGTGATGCCAACTTGAATTTTCCTGCTGCCGCATCCATCTATTCCTGTGCCTTGGGTGTTCCCATCTCCAAAGAGGAGACACCGCGGCTTTATACGCTGTTGCGTCGGGTGCTCACCGATGCCGGGCTAGCCACCTACAGCGCAAAAAATCACTACCAACGCCCACGCCCCTTCACGGTCAACAATCAGCCCATGTGCACTCCTGAGGATGAAAAGGGCCTCCGAAATGATGGGTCTTATCCCTCAGGTCACACCGCAGCCGGCTGGGCTTGGGCATTGGTCTTGAGTGAGGTGGCACCCGAACGGCGAGATCAATTGGTGGCCCGCGGAATCGAGTACGGCAAAAGCCGTAGCATCTGCAATGTGCACTGGCTCAGTGATGTGCAGGCCAGCCAAATCATCGGCTCGGCCGCTGTGGCACAGCTTCACACCGATCCTGTGTTCAGAGCCGATCTACGTGCAGCAGCATTGGAAGTGAAGGCGTTGCGAGAACAAGGACAGACGCCTGATGTCACCTATTGCTCACTGGAGATCGAAGCTTTCAAGCAATAA
- a CDS encoding DUF3764 family protein, with protein sequence MTETTVLDFKLSTTFESYRAHMHAPEQQAMFKTMGVKIFYIGVSHDDPTRATVMFQGPENVLYDIFMAPETKPIVEASGHVYDGTVITRWMAE encoded by the coding sequence ATGACAGAAACCACGGTTCTGGACTTCAAGCTCAGCACCACATTCGAAAGCTATCGCGCTCACATGCATGCGCCAGAACAGCAAGCCATGTTCAAAACCATGGGCGTCAAGATCTTCTACATCGGTGTGAGTCATGACGATCCAACCCGAGCAACTGTGATGTTTCAAGGCCCCGAAAACGTGCTGTACGACATCTTCATGGCACCTGAAACCAAGCCCATCGTCGAAGCATCAGGCCATGTCTATGACGGCACCGTGATCACCCGCTGGATGGCTGAGTAG
- a CDS encoding DUF411 domain-containing protein, translating into MLFWSSPPVMAHGTSGGPESMPNTTHADGPEITVYRSASCGCCAQWGSHLAAAGFRIDDQVTEAIDGVKEQHGIEPDRASCHTAIVEGYVIEGHVPVASIQRLLTERPEIRGLVVPGMPMGSPGMEMEGVKAERFDVMAIAHDGSMALFDRY; encoded by the coding sequence GTGTTGTTTTGGTCCTCCCCGCCCGTTATGGCGCATGGCACCAGCGGTGGACCGGAATCCATGCCCAACACGACCCATGCCGACGGTCCAGAAATCACGGTCTATCGCTCAGCCAGCTGTGGGTGTTGCGCCCAGTGGGGATCACACCTTGCCGCAGCTGGGTTCCGCATCGATGACCAGGTGACGGAAGCCATCGATGGTGTAAAGGAGCAGCACGGCATCGAACCGGATCGCGCGTCCTGTCACACGGCCATTGTTGAGGGCTACGTCATTGAGGGGCATGTACCCGTCGCTTCCATTCAACGGTTGTTGACTGAGCGTCCTGAGATTCGAGGGCTCGTGGTGCCAGGCATGCCCATGGGTTCCCCCGGCATGGAAATGGAGGGAGTGAAGGCTGAGCGCTTTGACGTGATGGCCATCGCCCATGACGGCAGCATGGCGCTGTTTGATCGCTACTGA
- a CDS encoding DUF3721 domain-containing protein: MAFSPLVLSLIALFLSGSPGLTHGKGLYATEAEAQERAEQLGCSSTHQNNNRWMPCANEQELHQQLRKQ, encoded by the coding sequence ATGGCGTTCTCCCCATTGGTCCTGTCACTGATTGCCCTGTTCCTCAGCGGTTCTCCAGGCCTCACCCACGGCAAAGGGTTGTATGCCACTGAAGCCGAAGCCCAGGAACGCGCAGAACAACTGGGCTGCAGCAGCACGCATCAAAACAACAATCGTTGGATGCCCTGTGCGAATGAACAGGAACTGCACCAGCAGCTGCGAAAGCAATGA
- a CDS encoding phosphoesterase, translating to MERWALVSGLNGDLDLYERIQRDLKRQRGVASLFVLGDLVGAHPSCNGLLERLRRPRPSDLAPDCIYGWRDDQLLAECGYRGERKADDLKQQEGEASVSNLLAAVDPDHLDWLASLQFGFIELDCALIHGSSADVADRLTEATSPLILMDRLTRLDVNRLFTARSGRQFRLELTGGQIQSKVTDHSGEHKAEQAVPKRSVIGIGGGDHYTLYDPATDHLAFLNVDPSRAQSGRGFG from the coding sequence ATGGAACGCTGGGCACTGGTGAGTGGTCTGAACGGAGACCTTGATCTGTATGAGCGGATCCAACGCGACCTCAAACGTCAGCGTGGCGTCGCCAGCTTGTTTGTGTTGGGTGACCTGGTGGGAGCCCACCCGTCTTGCAACGGTTTGCTGGAGCGGTTGAGGCGACCCAGGCCAAGTGATCTTGCGCCGGACTGCATCTACGGCTGGAGAGACGACCAATTGTTGGCCGAGTGCGGTTACCGCGGTGAGCGCAAGGCGGATGACTTGAAACAACAAGAAGGTGAGGCTTCCGTGTCCAACTTGTTGGCAGCCGTGGATCCCGACCATCTCGATTGGCTGGCATCACTGCAATTCGGATTCATCGAACTCGACTGCGCGCTCATCCATGGCAGCTCAGCCGATGTGGCTGATCGCCTGACGGAAGCCACTTCACCGCTGATCCTGATGGATCGGCTCACACGTCTCGACGTCAACCGTCTATTCACAGCCCGCAGCGGTCGTCAATTCCGGCTGGAGCTGACCGGCGGTCAGATTCAATCCAAGGTGACCGATCACAGCGGTGAGCACAAAGCCGAACAGGCCGTGCCCAAGCGCAGCGTGATCGGCATTGGAGGAGGCGATCACTACACCCTCTATGACCCAGCCACAGATCACCTCGCGTTCCTGAATGTCGACCCGAGTCGCGCTCAAAGCGGTCGAGGGTTTGGTTGA
- a CDS encoding metallophosphoesterase encodes MNQAVISCLHANLAALEAVLADIDSQGIQTITCLGDLVGYGPQPNEVVELVRERGIASCQGCWDEDIIDGLNACECSYPSQLAERRGHRAHHWTAATLTESNKAFLAELPMTLRRGASLFVHGSPNSQHEYLLPDMNAFAALERVETAGAETLFCGHTHQPYVRELSGGSIRVRVQQGNENQPVRDEELTLPMRRIVNAGSVGEPRHGSTKATYVIHNDTTGEVSIREVAYDVAKTCRAIVDAGLPEVFAWRLSHGFEYAERADDASHVCER; translated from the coding sequence ATGAACCAAGCAGTGATCTCCTGCTTACACGCAAACCTGGCGGCTCTTGAGGCGGTGCTCGCAGACATCGACTCTCAAGGAATTCAAACCATTACTTGCCTGGGCGATCTGGTCGGCTACGGGCCACAGCCCAACGAAGTGGTGGAGCTCGTGAGAGAGCGGGGAATTGCGTCCTGCCAAGGCTGTTGGGACGAAGACATCATCGATGGCTTAAACGCCTGCGAATGCAGCTATCCCTCCCAATTGGCGGAACGCCGCGGTCACCGAGCGCATCACTGGACAGCCGCAACCCTGACGGAATCCAACAAGGCTTTTCTGGCCGAGCTACCCATGACGCTGCGCAGAGGAGCATCACTGTTTGTTCATGGCAGTCCCAACAGCCAGCATGAATACCTGCTGCCTGACATGAATGCGTTCGCCGCGCTGGAACGCGTGGAAACAGCAGGAGCGGAAACCCTGTTTTGCGGGCACACCCATCAGCCCTACGTGCGAGAGCTCAGTGGCGGCAGCATCCGCGTCAGAGTCCAGCAAGGAAACGAGAACCAACCAGTCAGGGATGAGGAACTCACATTGCCAATGCGCCGCATCGTCAATGCAGGTTCCGTCGGTGAACCACGTCATGGAAGCACCAAAGCCACCTATGTGATTCACAACGACACCACAGGAGAAGTCAGCATCCGCGAAGTGGCGTACGACGTCGCCAAAACATGCCGCGCCATCGTCGATGCAGGCCTACCAGAGGTCTTTGCCTGGAGGCTCAGCCACGGCTTTGAATATGCCGAACGAGCCGATGATGCCAGCCACGTGTGTGAGCGCTGA
- a CDS encoding GTP-binding protein produces the protein MGQVCLVSGPPGCGKTTWVLETLKQHQGACAFLRLEGDRLEGLEQGVDGGIDLAWLKDQIPELIALKPSPAGEALHPEAPLTLIEVQQFRAPETHDLDGFSASIRERLDALNLQPDQILHFGRDSVLPTHDTLEFSKLEAWHVNLERIVWDPNSLSSFWFELVNGAYGDVYRAKGLMNLPDGRAFFCNWMVSQQESQFLPLNSVAPASGRPERPSALVVQGKALDPGGIQSTIDDCLLSDDVLAMQQHQLPEPSTQG, from the coding sequence ATGGGTCAGGTGTGCCTGGTTTCAGGTCCTCCCGGATGCGGCAAAACCACATGGGTGCTTGAAACCTTGAAACAGCACCAGGGAGCTTGCGCTTTCCTGCGCCTGGAGGGAGATCGTCTTGAGGGTCTGGAACAAGGTGTCGATGGCGGGATCGATCTGGCTTGGCTCAAGGATCAGATCCCTGAACTGATTGCGCTAAAGCCATCTCCAGCCGGAGAGGCGCTCCACCCTGAGGCCCCACTCACCTTGATCGAGGTCCAACAGTTTCGCGCTCCAGAAACGCATGACCTGGATGGCTTCTCAGCCAGCATCCGTGAGCGATTGGATGCACTCAACCTGCAACCGGATCAGATCTTGCACTTCGGCCGGGATTCAGTGTTGCCCACTCACGACACTCTGGAGTTCTCCAAACTCGAGGCTTGGCACGTCAACCTTGAGCGCATCGTCTGGGATCCCAACAGCCTCAGCAGTTTCTGGTTTGAGCTCGTCAATGGGGCCTACGGCGATGTGTATCGCGCCAAGGGCTTGATGAATCTTCCGGATGGTCGAGCGTTTTTCTGCAACTGGATGGTTAGCCAGCAGGAGTCACAGTTTCTGCCCTTGAACAGCGTCGCTCCTGCCTCAGGACGACCAGAGCGCCCCTCTGCCTTGGTCGTCCAGGGCAAAGCGCTTGATCCAGGTGGAATCCAATCCACGATTGACGACTGTTTGCTCAGCGATGACGTGCTGGCCATGCAGCAACACCAACTCCCCGAACCCTCAACCCAAGGCTGA